The bacterium DNA segment CAAGTCATACCAAAAGGAACCAAGGACATTACAACTTTGAAATTCGAGTGTTCAGCAAGGGACCGCATCCCTTGTTCCGATAGCAATACGAACGCTTGCCTGGATGGTGGAAAGAAGGCTAAAAACCGATTTGGTGTTGAAGTCATTTCTGATTCAGGAGACAGTGCGAGCGTTATATCGTTCACAAAGAATGAGGCCCGATTTTCTTTTACAAATCAGAACACGGCAGATTTGATCGTGAGAACGATTAACGGCTGCCGTACAAATGGCCACTATTGGATAGACATTTTCCCTGTTGTTCCAAATCCAGGAGTTGATGTCAACGTAAGGGATTTCGAAAGCGGTGATGTGAGAACCTATAAAGCATTTGTACCGATTCAAGATACTGCGGCATTTGCGACCTGCCCTTAAGGGGTGCGTTGGAGAAATTATTTGCGCCCGAATGTCCAATTGATAGCTCGAACAACTTAGCTTACTCGCGTTCCGTTTTAGCCTGCTGAACGTTTCATTACTACTTCGAGTTTTCTTTCGATTTCCGTAGCCAGATCTGTATCTTCAAATTTGACTTGTAAGTTGTAGCGGCTCGTTCTCCAATCATCGTATTCTCGCGACCAAAATTTTGAATAGCAACCAGGGCTACACACAGCGATTTTGCGCCCGTTAACTTCGAACTCCCTCTCGGCCTTGCTACTGCACAGGTCGCAATAAACATTTACAGACTTCATAAATCACAAACCTCCCCTGTATTCCAACCATAACTGCAAAACGCATACCAGATAAGCCATCGAGGAAAGGCGATTGAATCCGCTACAAAGACTGGCATAGCCGCAAGACAATTTTTGTTGCGATTCACAAATTCGAGACAGTAAACAAAGTAGCGCGGACGTCACGTCTGCGTAAGTTTCCGCCGGCGGGACGCCCGCGCTACTTTGTTAAAAGTTCTCGAATAGAAATTAGTAAAGATTGCATGGATGTTGGTTTTTGAACAAATATCGAACCGGCGCGAAGTCCTGAATGATTCTTCATCACTTCTTCTGAAAAACCGGACATGTACAGTATTTTCAAATCCTGTTGAGTTTTCTGCAGTTCTTCCACAAGTTGTATCCCGCTCATTTCGGGCATAACCATGTCGGTGACCAACAGGTCAATGGCTGGCGCACTACTTGCAATTTTGAGCGCTTGTCTGCCATTGCCAGCAACCAGCACACGGTATCCCATGCTGCCCAGATAGGAAGCAACGGCGGAGCGAACGGATGCGTTGTCATCGACCAATAAAATCACTTCCCCTTTTCCACCCATTTTTTTGGGTTCTTGTCTGCGAATCGGTTCGTCTTTGGTTTCCTCTTTGATCTGAGGCAAATAAATCTTGAAGGTCGTACCAACTCCTGGAAAACTGTAAACTTCAATATGGCCTTCACTTTGTTTGACGATGCCGTAAACAGTTGCCAGACCAAGCCCGGTCCCTTTTTCTTCTTCCTTGGTTGTAAAAAACGGCTCAAAAATCCTTGCCTGTGTTGATTTATCCATGCCGATGCCGGTGTCAGTGACAGAGAACATTACGTATCTTCCGGGTGTAAGATCGAGGTAAGTAGAGGAGCTGGCTTCATCTATTTCTAGATTTTTTGTTTCAATCACGAGTTTTCCGCCATGTGGCATTGCGTCACGCGCATTTACGGTAAGGTTCATTAAGACCTGTTCGATCTGGCCCGGATCCGCCTGAACCAGACCCAGATCCGGCGCGTAGATGGATTTGAATTCAATGTGTTCGCCGATGAGTCGTTGCAGCATGTCTTCCATTCTGGAAATCGCATGATTGAGATCGAGAGTTTTCGGCGTCAGAACCTGTTTACGGCTAAAAGCGAGAAGCTGACGCGTCAAGTTCGCTCCCCGTTCGGCAGCCTTTTGAATTTCAAGACTGTAGTTTTTTACCGGATGGCTTTCTGTAACATTCATCTGGATCAAAGCGCCATAGCTCATCACCGCCATTAAAACATTGTTAAAGTCATGAGCAACTCCACCGGCAAGTTGACCAATCGCTTCTATTTTTTGAGATTGAAGCAGACGTTTTTCCAGCTCTGTCTTTGCCTGTTCAACTTTTTTACGTTCCAGATATTGTCCAATCTGACTTCCCAGCGAGCCGGCCATATCCAGCAATCCCAGTTCCAGAGTCTGTGAAGTTACACTGAAAAATTCCATGACACCCATAACCTCTCTTTCATTTTTTATGGGTGAGTAAAAAGCAGATTTGAATCCGGCCCTTTCGATGATGCGTTCGCGCAAAGGCTCTTTCCAGATTTCCTGCTCCTCAACATGAACAGGGCGACCCGTGGCCCACACCTGACCGGGAAGCCCTTTGCCGAATTCAAATGTAAATTCATGGAGATTCCCTGCATATTCTTCCAGAGACACCCGTTGAGTGTGCCAGAGATTGGAGCAATGAAGCACTTTTGCTTTTGCATCTACTGCCCAGAATGCTCCAAAATCCCAATGCAATGTCTCACAAATTGCCTGCAGGATGCGCGTGATTGCTTCGTCGATCGATGCTGACTCAGCCAAAACGCGGGTGACCGCGAGTTGTACTGCCATTTGCTCTTCGACAAGCCGCCTGTCTGTAATATCTAGAGCGATGGTTCGGAAAGTTGAAATGTTTCCGTGCAAATCCCGGTCGACTGTGGAATTGACAAGGATGATTCTCTTCTCTCCCTTTTTAGTTCTTACCGCCAGTTCGTAATCTCTCGCGTGCCCGTGCTCCATTAAAACCTGCAAGTATCGTGTTCCTTCTTCCTGATCAAAATATATGTCCTGATCAATGATGACCTTGAAAAGCTCTTCTCTGCTGTAACCGAAGAGTTTTGAAGTGGCAGGGTTGAAGTCGACAAATTTTCCATCGTGGGTTGTGAGAAATATCGCCTGTTCCGATTCTTCCACGAGACGTCCATAACGTTCCTCTGATTGACGAATTGCTTCTTCCGCCAATTTTGTTTCCGTGATGTCGAGCCACGAGCCGATGATCTCTGTCTTATGGAGGGTGACATCATGAATGATCCGCTGTTCGTCCAGGATCCAGCGATAAGTGCCATTCTTGTGGCGAATTCGATATTCCCGTGTACTGTGAGTCTGATCTTTGAGTGGCTGGCCGGAATTCCGGAGACGATCTTCCGGATGAACTCTTTCATTCCACCATTCAGGGCTCAACGCGTCTTTCGGCGAATAGCCGAAAACTCGCCGGATGTTGTCGCTAATCCAGACCGGAACGAAGGAACCCTTTTCAGCTCGCAGAACATAAATGATGGAAGGGCTCATGAAAAGAACGTGTTTTAGACGGTCCTGCGCCGCGCGGGTTGTGTCAATTTGTTCC contains these protein-coding regions:
- a CDS encoding response regulator; translation: MKILIVDDVAANRRLLRAILENQSIDVMEAEDGIAALEKLAQTRFDVVIADIQMPRLDGYQLCYRVRKDPKLNTIPFIIYTSTYISAGDQKLALDLGADKFITRPSSAQIILDAVSELLTDSKYRKPRPNPPAELEAMKRYTEQVVAKLEQKNLQLGEVKEKLLEQIDTTRAAQDRLKHVLFMSPSIIYVLRAEKGSFVPVWISDNIRRVFGYSPKDALSPEWWNERVHPEDRLRNSGQPLKDQTHSTREYRIRHKNGTYRWILDEQRIIHDVTLHKTEIIGSWLDITETKLAEEAIRQSEERYGRLVEESEQAIFLTTHDGKFVDFNPATSKLFGYSREELFKVIIDQDIYFDQEEGTRYLQVLMEHGHARDYELAVRTKKGEKRIILVNSTVDRDLHGNISTFRTIALDITDRRLVEEQMAVQLAVTRVLAESASIDEAITRILQAICETLHWDFGAFWAVDAKAKVLHCSNLWHTQRVSLEEYAGNLHEFTFEFGKGLPGQVWATGRPVHVEEQEIWKEPLRERIIERAGFKSAFYSPIKNEREVMGVMEFFSVTSQTLELGLLDMAGSLGSQIGQYLERKKVEQAKTELEKRLLQSQKIEAIGQLAGGVAHDFNNVLMAVMSYGALIQMNVTESHPVKNYSLEIQKAAERGANLTRQLLAFSRKQVLTPKTLDLNHAISRMEDMLQRLIGEHIEFKSIYAPDLGLVQADPGQIEQVLMNLTVNARDAMPHGGKLVIETKNLEIDEASSSTYLDLTPGRYVMFSVTDTGIGMDKSTQARIFEPFFTTKEEEKGTGLGLATVYGIVKQSEGHIEVYSFPGVGTTFKIYLPQIKEETKDEPIRRQEPKKMGGKGEVILLVDDNASVRSAVASYLGSMGYRVLVAGNGRQALKIASSAPAIDLLVTDMVMPEMSGIQLVEELQKTQQDLKILYMSGFSEEVMKNHSGLRAGSIFVQKPTSMQSLLISIRELLTK